A window of the Chloroflexus sp. Y-396-1 genome harbors these coding sequences:
- the malQ gene encoding 4-alpha-glucanotransferase has protein sequence MNTASSAHAQSATFEQQRASGILLHPSSLPGPWGIGDLGPMAYRFVDFLVAAGQSLWQVLPLGPTGYGDSPYQCFSAFAGNPLLISIDDVIEQGLLTVDEARSALGNLPTDHVDYGALIPAKYALLWRSFERFQSGYSSHLQKDYCQFCEDNSEWLTDYATFMAIKESQGGVSWHDWRPDLRDRRPTALELARQELAVTIDYHRYLQFLFFRQWQALKAYANRHGVLIIGDAPIFVADDSADVWANRDLFFVDERGMPTVVAGVPPDYFSATGQRWGNPLYRWDRMAKTGYRWWVARMRQSLTLYDILRLDHFRGFAAYWEVPASSPTAIEGRWVPGPGADLFHVLQAELGALPIIAEDLGLITPDVEALRVTFNLPGMKVLQFAFGDDPTNPYLPHNYTPNYVVYTGTHDNDTTVGWFATLDPATRTAVLTYLGRDEQTVDIAWDLMRLGLMSVAQYAITPLQDVLRLGTEARMNTPGRLGGNWAWRCPAEALSAALADTLRQLTFIYGRLQPGNTRPSSTR, from the coding sequence ATGAATACAGCTTCCAGCGCGCACGCGCAGTCTGCAACATTTGAACAACAGCGGGCAAGTGGGATTTTGCTACATCCTTCATCACTACCCGGCCCCTGGGGAATTGGCGACTTGGGACCGATGGCGTATCGATTTGTTGATTTTCTGGTTGCAGCGGGACAATCCCTCTGGCAGGTGCTTCCACTGGGGCCAACTGGCTACGGAGATTCGCCGTACCAGTGTTTTTCGGCTTTCGCCGGTAATCCATTATTGATCAGCATTGACGATGTTATTGAACAGGGCTTGCTCACCGTTGATGAAGCGCGATCTGCACTTGGCAACCTTCCCACCGATCACGTTGACTATGGCGCTCTTATTCCTGCGAAATACGCTCTCCTCTGGCGCAGCTTTGAACGGTTTCAGAGCGGGTACAGTTCTCACCTCCAGAAAGATTACTGTCAGTTCTGCGAAGATAACAGTGAATGGCTCACCGATTATGCCACGTTTATGGCAATCAAAGAGTCTCAGGGTGGGGTAAGCTGGCACGATTGGCGGCCTGATCTCCGTGATCGCCGACCGACGGCTCTCGAACTAGCCCGCCAAGAACTGGCAGTAACCATTGACTACCATCGGTATCTTCAGTTTCTCTTCTTTCGCCAATGGCAGGCGTTGAAAGCATATGCCAATCGTCACGGTGTCCTGATCATCGGCGATGCCCCTATCTTCGTTGCCGATGATAGTGCTGATGTTTGGGCGAATCGTGATCTCTTTTTCGTCGATGAGCGAGGTATGCCCACGGTTGTTGCCGGTGTACCACCGGATTATTTCAGCGCTACCGGCCAGCGTTGGGGAAACCCACTGTACCGATGGGATCGCATGGCAAAGACCGGGTATCGATGGTGGGTAGCGCGTATGCGCCAATCATTAACGCTTTACGATATCTTACGTCTCGACCATTTTCGTGGTTTTGCAGCTTACTGGGAGGTGCCAGCAAGTTCACCAACTGCCATAGAAGGGCGCTGGGTACCAGGACCGGGTGCTGACCTGTTTCATGTCTTACAAGCTGAATTAGGCGCACTCCCGATTATCGCCGAAGACCTTGGGTTAATTACACCTGATGTTGAAGCACTACGGGTTACTTTCAACCTGCCTGGCATGAAGGTACTTCAGTTTGCTTTTGGTGATGATCCGACCAATCCTTACCTACCTCACAATTACACGCCCAATTATGTGGTTTATACCGGCACACACGACAATGATACGACCGTTGGCTGGTTCGCTACCCTCGATCCAGCTACACGAACTGCTGTGCTTACGTACCTCGGTCGTGACGAACAGACGGTCGATATTGCGTGGGATTTAATGCGGTTGGGACTCATGTCGGTCGCCCAATACGCTATCACCCCATTGCAAGATGTCTTGCGCCTAGGGACAGAAGCCCGCATGAACACCCCTGGGCGATTAGGTGGCAACTGGGCCTGGCGATGTCCGGCTGAGGCACTCAGTGCAGCATTAGCCGACACATTACGTCAACTAACGTTTATCTATGGCCGCCTTCAACCGGGGAACACGCGACCATCTTCGACCCGATAA
- the recF gene encoding DNA replication/repair protein RecF, translating to MFVHHLFLRDFRNYRRLEITLAPGTILFYGPNAAGKTSLLEAIFYLATTRSPRLSSDRELVRWDAVGEAGVPPFARIAAEVERRIGAVRLEVLVQRRADDDGQPLNGAQRLVRIDKRPARAIDLIGQLRVVLFTPTDLTLVDGAPTERRRYLDITLSQLDAHYVRTLAHYQKLLLQRNSLLRAWREQRRVPRNVDAELAYWDQELAAAGGYLLAERLRAIVELNEVAGPLYRAISGGEHPLHIEYAASCDLGSARDAGSLAERLHLAFAALRSDELARGQTLCGPHRDDLIFTVAGVNLGRYGSRGQQRSIALALKLGEAGLMRQRGGDAPVLLLDDVLSELDAQHRAHLLELVYRPDQQTLLTTTDLSDFNADFLTKAQRYRVEDGRVFPG from the coding sequence ATGTTTGTTCATCACCTTTTTCTACGGGATTTTCGTAATTATCGGCGACTTGAGATCACACTGGCGCCGGGTACGATCCTTTTCTACGGACCGAATGCTGCCGGTAAGACGAGTCTGCTGGAGGCTATCTTTTATCTGGCAACAACACGCTCACCTCGCCTTAGTAGTGATCGTGAATTGGTGCGTTGGGATGCGGTTGGTGAGGCAGGAGTGCCTCCTTTTGCCCGTATTGCTGCCGAGGTAGAACGTCGTATCGGAGCGGTGCGGCTTGAAGTGTTGGTACAACGACGGGCCGATGATGATGGACAGCCGCTGAATGGAGCACAGAGGTTGGTGCGAATCGATAAGCGACCGGCACGAGCAATTGATCTGATCGGCCAACTGCGTGTCGTGCTCTTTACTCCTACCGATTTGACACTCGTTGATGGTGCGCCAACCGAACGACGCCGCTACCTCGATATTACTCTCTCGCAGCTCGATGCGCATTATGTTCGTACTCTGGCACACTATCAGAAGCTCCTGTTGCAACGCAATAGTTTGCTGCGCGCATGGCGTGAACAACGGCGCGTGCCGCGGAATGTTGATGCCGAGCTGGCGTATTGGGATCAAGAGCTGGCTGCCGCTGGGGGTTATCTACTGGCCGAACGGTTGCGGGCAATCGTTGAACTAAACGAGGTGGCTGGCCCGCTCTATCGCGCTATCAGTGGTGGTGAACATCCGTTGCACATAGAGTATGCGGCTAGTTGTGATCTCGGTTCGGCCCGCGATGCCGGTAGTTTGGCCGAGCGTCTTCATCTTGCCTTCGCCGCTCTGCGTAGCGATGAATTAGCCCGCGGGCAAACGCTCTGTGGCCCGCATCGTGATGACCTGATCTTTACGGTTGCCGGGGTCAACCTCGGTCGCTATGGTTCACGTGGTCAACAGCGGTCGATTGCCCTGGCACTAAAGCTCGGTGAAGCTGGCCTGATGCGACAGCGCGGTGGTGATGCACCCGTGCTGTTGCTTGATGATGTATTGAGCGAACTGGATGCTCAGCACCGCGCTCATCTTCTCGAACTGGTGTATCGTCCTGATCAACAAACCTTGCTGACAACGACCGATCTCAGTGATTTTAACGCCGATTTTCTGACAAAAGCTCAGCGTTATCGGGTCGAAGATGGTCGCGTGTTCCCCGGTTGA
- the fni gene encoding type 2 isopentenyl-diphosphate Delta-isomerase has protein sequence MPGDDKTESRKVDHIRIVLNEDVAAKGVATGFAAYRLPHRALPELDLNEIDTRTTFLGKPISAPILISSMTGGTSSAERINLALAEAAEHLGLPMGVGSQRAAVMDPRLASTYQVRRVAPRIPLLANVGAVQLNYGFTVDHCRRAVEMIEADALILHLNPLQEAVQPEGDVNFKGLLAKIEQVCRYLEVPVIVKEVGNGIGATDAVRLYEVGVRIIDVAGAGGTSWSEVERFRQPNDTGRRVAGAFADWGLPTTECIREVRAALPDVTLIASGGVRSGVDVAKAIALGADLAGTARPALFDAINERGAEAVIEGLSAFIRELRVAMFCSGCADLQDLRNVRLVARA, from the coding sequence ATGCCCGGTGACGACAAAACCGAGTCACGAAAAGTTGATCATATTCGGATCGTGTTAAACGAAGATGTTGCTGCGAAGGGAGTTGCCACCGGTTTTGCTGCTTACCGTTTACCCCACCGGGCATTGCCTGAACTTGATCTGAATGAGATCGATACCCGCACGACCTTTCTTGGGAAGCCAATTTCAGCACCAATCTTGATCAGTTCGATGACGGGTGGTACATCGAGTGCCGAGCGGATTAATCTGGCCCTGGCTGAGGCTGCGGAACACCTCGGTTTACCAATGGGGGTTGGATCGCAGCGGGCAGCAGTGATGGACCCCCGTCTGGCCAGTACCTATCAGGTACGACGAGTCGCGCCGCGTATTCCGTTGTTAGCTAATGTTGGTGCGGTTCAGCTTAACTACGGGTTTACCGTCGATCATTGTCGCCGTGCGGTAGAGATGATTGAAGCTGATGCGTTGATCTTACACCTCAATCCGTTGCAAGAGGCTGTACAACCTGAAGGCGACGTTAATTTTAAAGGATTGCTGGCAAAGATTGAACAGGTCTGTCGCTATCTGGAAGTGCCGGTGATTGTTAAAGAGGTCGGCAATGGGATTGGTGCTACCGATGCCGTGCGGCTCTACGAAGTGGGAGTGCGGATTATCGATGTTGCCGGTGCGGGCGGCACCAGTTGGAGTGAGGTCGAGCGTTTTCGGCAGCCCAATGATACCGGTCGGCGTGTGGCCGGTGCCTTCGCCGATTGGGGATTGCCGACGACCGAGTGTATACGTGAGGTACGTGCAGCTCTACCGGATGTTACCTTGATCGCATCGGGTGGCGTGCGTAGTGGTGTTGACGTAGCGAAGGCGATTGCATTGGGAGCCGATCTCGCTGGGACTGCCCGACCTGCTCTCTTCGATGCCATTAATGAGCGTGGTGCTGAGGCAGTTATTGAAGGGTTGAGTGCATTTATCCGCGAGCTGCGGGTCGCAATGTTCTGTAGTGGCTGCGCTGATTTGCAGGATCTGCGTAATGTGCGTCTCGTTGCACGTGCGTAG
- a CDS encoding helix-turn-helix domain-containing protein: protein MPLKNFAVINHPVRMRIFQALNGAELSINQLAKVLPDVPKPSLYRHIHKLLDAEVIRVARMRLVNGIEERFFTANEGLIDPADVYQPGGLEQFADHVRLYGTSVAQELADYVLKRGDPDLNNIAARDHVFYATEEEFKHVRETIYELLRTMEALQPAEGRSKRRMFIMGHPLQAAEIVESAETNDD, encoded by the coding sequence ATGCCACTTAAAAACTTCGCGGTGATCAACCACCCGGTACGTATGCGCATTTTTCAGGCCCTTAACGGTGCCGAACTCTCGATCAATCAACTGGCAAAAGTCTTACCGGATGTGCCCAAACCTTCGCTGTATCGACACATTCACAAGCTGCTCGATGCTGAGGTTATCCGCGTCGCCCGAATGCGGCTCGTCAACGGTATCGAGGAGCGATTTTTTACTGCGAACGAGGGGTTGATCGACCCGGCAGACGTGTACCAACCAGGCGGTCTTGAGCAGTTTGCCGACCACGTTCGCCTGTACGGTACCTCTGTTGCCCAGGAATTGGCCGATTATGTATTGAAACGCGGTGATCCGGACCTGAACAATATTGCAGCCCGCGATCATGTCTTCTACGCTACCGAGGAAGAGTTCAAGCACGTGCGTGAGACTATCTACGAACTGCTACGGACGATGGAAGCTCTACAACCTGCCGAAGGGCGGAGCAAGCGTCGGATGTTTATTATGGGGCATCCGCTGCAAGCCGCTGAGATAGTTGAGTCGGCAGAGACAAACGATGATTGA
- a CDS encoding alpha/beta fold hydrolase, whose product MSVIHLDNRLAHYEVFGRGQPIIFLHSWLGSWRYWVPIMDLAAERHRAYAFDFWGFGESDRRGDQFTVPTYVEMLIQFMNRLGIARATLVGHGMGGMVAIMAAHQYPDRFNRLLTVATPLHGQVLAQHIKPGTLSRLLGMNTSQNGWARMVRTLQVADPDIQKEIEEDTSSLNERVLSQVHESLLETDLRPLIISLQTPLLAVYGGKDPIVNPAHASFLNELAERPIQLLVLPKASHFPFLEQANTFGRLLLDFLVSQGTAIEIKEEWRRRVNQREYL is encoded by the coding sequence ATGAGTGTTATCCACCTCGATAACCGTCTGGCGCACTACGAAGTTTTCGGGCGCGGTCAGCCAATTATTTTTCTGCATAGCTGGCTCGGCTCGTGGCGGTACTGGGTGCCGATCATGGATCTGGCCGCTGAACGACATCGCGCCTATGCCTTTGATTTCTGGGGGTTCGGCGAAAGTGACCGTCGTGGTGATCAGTTCACTGTGCCAACGTATGTCGAGATGCTGATTCAGTTCATGAACCGCCTTGGCATTGCCCGTGCCACGCTCGTTGGTCATGGGATGGGGGGTATGGTTGCAATCATGGCCGCGCATCAGTATCCCGACCGGTTTAACCGTCTGTTGACAGTTGCTACCCCGCTCCACGGTCAAGTCTTGGCCCAGCATATCAAGCCAGGCACCCTGTCGCGATTGCTGGGCATGAATACCAGTCAGAATGGTTGGGCGCGTATGGTGCGCACCCTCCAGGTGGCCGATCCGGATATTCAGAAAGAAATTGAAGAAGACACCTCAAGTCTGAATGAGCGGGTTCTTTCTCAAGTTCACGAATCGCTGTTAGAGACCGATTTACGCCCGCTCATTATCTCATTGCAAACACCGCTACTGGCTGTCTACGGTGGCAAAGACCCGATTGTCAATCCGGCGCACGCTTCATTCCTCAACGAGCTGGCCGAACGACCGATTCAGTTGCTAGTACTGCCGAAAGCCAGCCATTTTCCCTTCCTCGAACAGGCAAACACCTTTGGCCGGTTGCTGCTCGACTTTCTTGTTTCGCAGGGTACGGCGATTGAGATTAAAGAAGAGTGGCGCCGCCGCGTGAATCAGCGTGAGTATTTGTAA